The following are encoded in a window of Rosa chinensis cultivar Old Blush chromosome 4, RchiOBHm-V2, whole genome shotgun sequence genomic DNA:
- the LOC112201141 gene encoding 15-cis-zeta-carotene isomerase, chloroplastic: MASSSTLVLSTLFSSLPLQKTLNPKTKNPFSLTSHKLPRPPSSPTLSCSTFPKPKTHHNQIQLCRRFRARTTIRDVDKDEEEEQAVVGEDSAEFLLSKQKLSSWLYFTAILGTVLFVLNVAWIDNSTGFGKPFIEAVSGLSDSHEVVMLLLILIFAIVHSGLASLRDAGEKLIGERAFRVLFAGTSLPLAVSTVVYFINHRYDGVQLWQLKDVYGVHELVWLSNFISFLFLYPSTFNLLEVAAVDKPKMHLWETGIMRITRHPQLVGQVVWCLAHTIWIGNSVTVAASIGLIGHHLFGAWNGDRRLAIRYGENFEVVKKRTSIIPFAAIIDGRQKLPKDYYKEFIRLPYFVITALTLGAYFAHPLMQAASFGLHW; this comes from the exons ATGGCTTCCTCCTCCACCCTTGTCCTCTCCaccctcttctcttctctccctctccaaaaaaccctaaacccaaaaaCCAAGAACCCCTTCTCTCTCACTTCCCACAAACTCCCTAGGCCTCCTTCGTCCCCCACCCTCAGTTGTTCAACGTTTCCGAAACCCAAAACCCATCACAATCAGATACAACTGTGCAGGAGATTTCGAGCCCGCACCACCATCAGAGATGTCGATAAGgacgaggaggaggagcagGCAGTTGTGGGAGAAGACTCGGCTGAGTTTCTCTTGTCAAAGCAGAAGCTGTCTTCCTGGCTTTATTTCACTGCTATTCTCGGGACTGTGCTGTTTGTGCTCAACGTGGCTTGGATTGATAATTCCACCGGATTTGGGAAGCCTTTCATCGAAGCGGTTTCGGGACTTTCGGATAGCCATGAG GTTGTAATGTTGCTCCTGATTCTCATATTTGCCATAGTCCATAGTGGTTTGGCTAGCCTACGAGACGCTGGTGAGAAGCTTATTGGAGAACGTGCTTTCCGCGTTTTGTTTGCAGGGACATCTTTACCATTGGCTGTTAGTACTGTT GTATATTTCATTAACCACAGATATGATGGAGTACAGTTATGGCAGCTCAAGGATGTATATGGTGTACATGAATTGGTGTGGTTGTCTAATTTtatttccttcctcttccttTATCCATCGACTTTCAATCTACTAGAGGTAGCAGCTGTTGACAAGCCCAAAATGCATCTTTGGGAAACTGGGATTATGAGAATCACCAGGCATCCACAG cTTGTAGGGCAGGTGGTTTGGTGCTTGGCTCACACAATTTGGATCGGAAACTCGGTGACAGTGGCAGCTTCTATTGGTTTAATTGGGCACCACCTATTTGGTGCTTGGAATGGTGACAGGAGATTAGCTATAAGATATGGGGAAAACTTTGAAGTTGTGAAGAAGCGAACAAGTATTATACCTTTTGCAGCCATTATTGATGGCCGTCAAAAGTTGCCAAAAGATTACTACAAGGAATTTATTCGGTTGCCTTATTTTGTGATCACTGCATTGACGTTAGGTGCATACTTTGCACACCCCCTTATGCAGGCAGCCAGTTTTGGGCTCCATTGGTAG